In Fusobacterium hwasookii, a single window of DNA contains:
- a CDS encoding toxin-antitoxin system YwqK family antitoxin has product MKKLLASLFLISSIVTFSNIQTIPYEKMVTRGDSNTVYAEGQQTPFTGVVEKKFPNGKIEATMNFKDGKLHGKTVTYHQNGNMKSDENFIDGIAQGVSKTFYENGQVEYETTYKNQKRDGIEKSYSPTGQLQTEMVYKEGKLEGLSKIYGKDGKLEGEAYFKDGQPEGITKEYYPNGILKSEGNYLLGAKHGASKIYYPSGKLQSVANFKHGVLDGLQKDYTEDGKLLRELPFKYNQVNGLAKFYNEQTGKLEYETVYVDNMREGLSKKYYPSGKLLSEVIFKKDKEEGILKAYYESGKPQGEIPYKNGLIHGTVKRYDETGKVVEQVTYKDGKEVK; this is encoded by the coding sequence ATGAAAAAATTATTAGCAAGTTTATTTTTAATAAGCTCAATAGTTACATTTTCAAATATTCAAACAATTCCTTATGAAAAAATGGTGACTCGTGGAGATTCAAATACTGTATATGCTGAAGGGCAACAAACACCTTTTACAGGAGTAGTTGAAAAGAAATTTCCAAATGGAAAAATTGAAGCTACAATGAATTTTAAAGATGGAAAGTTACATGGAAAAACAGTAACATATCATCAAAATGGTAATATGAAATCAGATGAAAATTTTATAGATGGAATTGCTCAAGGAGTGTCTAAAACATTTTATGAAAATGGGCAAGTGGAATATGAAACAACTTATAAAAACCAAAAAAGAGATGGTATAGAAAAATCATATTCTCCAACAGGGCAATTACAAACAGAAATGGTATATAAAGAAGGTAAACTAGAAGGTTTATCAAAGATTTATGGAAAAGACGGTAAACTTGAAGGAGAAGCCTATTTTAAAGATGGGCAACCAGAAGGAATTACAAAAGAATATTATCCAAATGGAATTTTAAAATCAGAAGGAAATTATTTGTTAGGTGCAAAACATGGAGCCTCTAAAATATATTATCCAAGTGGAAAATTACAAAGTGTAGCAAATTTTAAACATGGAGTATTAGATGGATTACAAAAAGATTATACAGAAGATGGTAAATTACTCAGAGAATTACCTTTTAAATATAATCAGGTAAATGGACTTGCAAAATTCTATAATGAACAAACAGGTAAGTTAGAATATGAAACTGTTTATGTTGATAATATGAGAGAAGGTCTATCTAAAAAATATTATCCAAGTGGAAAGTTATTAAGTGAAGTAATTTTCAAAAAAGATAAAGAAGAAGGAATTTTAAAAGCTTATTATGAAAGTGGAAAACCACAAGGTGAAATACCATATAAAAATGGATTAATACATGGAACAGTTAAAAGATATGATGAAACAGGGAAGGTTGTTGAACAAGTAACATATAAAGATGGAAAGGAAGTAAAGTAG
- a CDS encoding toxin-antitoxin system YwqK family antitoxin, which yields MLAGLLLVSSALSFGAQRVPYEKLSFSSGYISYNDEKYTGEIERKNPRTGKVNMVASVKNGELHGMSYSYDENGKVIEEITYNKGLKEGPSKTYHKSGALSAELNYKNDKYEGVQKYYYENGKLQAEIPTRKGVIDGVSKMYDENGNLQEEVLFKNGKKVK from the coding sequence ATATTGGCAGGGTTATTATTAGTAAGTTCAGCATTATCTTTTGGAGCACAAAGAGTTCCTTATGAAAAATTATCATTTTCAAGTGGGTATATATCTTATAATGATGAGAAATATACTGGAGAAATTGAAAGAAAAAATCCAAGAACAGGAAAAGTTAATATGGTTGCTTCTGTTAAAAATGGAGAATTACATGGAATGTCTTATAGTTATGATGAAAATGGAAAAGTAATTGAAGAAATAACATATAACAAAGGATTAAAAGAAGGACCTAGTAAAACTTATCATAAATCAGGAGCTTTATCAGCTGAATTAAATTATAAAAATGATAAATATGAAGGTGTACAAAAATATTACTATGAAAATGGAAAGTTACAAGCTGAAATTCCTACTAGAAAAGGTGTAATAGATGGAGTTTCAAAAATGTACGATGAAAATGGTAATTTACAAGAAGAAGTCTTATTTAAAAATGGGAAAAAAGTAAAATAA
- a CDS encoding toxin-antitoxin system YwqK family antitoxin, with amino-acid sequence MKKLLAGLLLVSSVLSFGAQRVPIEKLVGNGDGKLLYLEGEQKPYSGEVERKYPNGKLLGVATMKDGKLEGKAYEYFENGKVMREETYVNGAANGPAKSYYENGQVEYETNFKNSQREGIEKGYSKSGVLVSEVPFKNGNATGLVKLYNEQTGKLEYETNIVNGVRNGLSKKFYPNGKLLSEVVFKNDKEEGVMKAYYENGKLQGEAPYKNGQIDGVVKMYDENGKVIEQATFKNGQQVK; translated from the coding sequence ATGAAAAAATTATTAGCAGGATTGTTATTAGTAAGTTCAGTATTATCTTTTGGAGCACAAAGAGTACCTATAGAAAAATTAGTAGGTAATGGGGATGGAAAATTATTGTATCTTGAAGGAGAACAAAAACCTTATTCAGGAGAAGTTGAAAGAAAATATCCAAATGGAAAACTTCTTGGAGTTGCTACAATGAAAGATGGAAAATTAGAAGGAAAAGCTTATGAATACTTTGAAAATGGAAAAGTAATGAGAGAAGAAACTTATGTAAATGGAGCAGCTAATGGACCAGCAAAATCATATTATGAAAATGGACAAGTAGAATATGAAACTAATTTTAAAAATAGTCAAAGAGAAGGAATAGAAAAAGGTTATTCAAAATCAGGAGTTTTAGTATCAGAAGTTCCATTTAAAAATGGTAATGCAACTGGACTTGTAAAATTATATAATGAACAAACAGGAAAATTAGAATATGAAACTAATATAGTTAATGGTGTAAGAAATGGTCTTTCTAAAAAATTCTATCCAAATGGAAAGTTATTAAGTGAAGTAGTTTTCAAAAATGATAAGGAAGAAGGAGTTATGAAGGCTTACTATGAAAATGGAAAACTACAAGGAGAAGCTCCATATAAAAATGGTCAAATAGATGGAGTAGTTAAAATGTATGATGAAAATGGAAAAGTAATAGAACAAGCAACATTTAAAAATGGGCAACAAGTAAAATAA
- the yfcC gene encoding putative basic amino acid antiporter YfcC, with protein MKKIKMPDTFVIIFFVVIFASLLTYIVPVGKFEMQEVTYITNTGAEKTRSVPVPGSFSYELDDQGNELKRGIKLFEPGGEVGVTNYIFEGLASGDKWGTAVGIVAFLLVVGGAFGIILKTGAVESGIYSMISKSKGSELVLIPVIFILFSLGGAVFGMGEEAIPFAMLIIPIVIDMGYDSVTGILITYISTQIGFATSWMNPFSVAVAQGVSGIPVLSGAGFRIFMWIFFTAFGVIYTIFYARRVKRNPESSIAYKTDAYFRDNFKSEEQANKEFKLGHKLIILVLILGMAWVVYGVVKEGYYLPEIATQFVIMGLIAGIIGVIFKLNNMSVNDIATSFRKGAEDMVGAALVIGMAKGIVLILGGTSADSPTILNTILNYVASALSNMSAAFCAWVMYIFQSVFNFFVVSGSGQAALTMPIMAPLSDLVGVTRQVAVLAFQLGDGFTNMIVPTSGILMAVLGIAKIEWGVWAKYQIKFQLILFALGSCFVFFAVFTNFS; from the coding sequence ATGAAAAAAATTAAAATGCCAGACACTTTTGTGATAATATTCTTCGTGGTTATTTTTGCATCTCTTTTAACTTATATAGTTCCAGTTGGAAAATTTGAAATGCAAGAAGTCACTTATATCACTAATACAGGGGCAGAAAAAACAAGAAGTGTTCCAGTTCCAGGAAGTTTCTCTTATGAACTAGATGATCAAGGAAATGAATTAAAAAGAGGAATTAAATTATTTGAGCCTGGTGGAGAAGTTGGAGTAACAAACTATATATTTGAAGGACTAGCAAGTGGAGATAAATGGGGAACAGCAGTTGGAATTGTTGCCTTTCTTTTAGTTGTTGGTGGAGCTTTTGGAATAATTTTAAAAACAGGAGCTGTTGAAAGTGGAATATATAGTATGATTAGTAAGAGTAAAGGTTCAGAGCTTGTTCTCATACCTGTTATATTTATACTATTCTCCTTAGGAGGAGCAGTCTTTGGAATGGGGGAAGAGGCAATACCTTTTGCAATGCTTATTATTCCAATTGTAATTGATATGGGCTATGACTCAGTAACAGGAATTTTGATAACATATATTTCAACTCAAATAGGTTTTGCAACTTCATGGATGAATCCATTTAGTGTTGCAGTAGCACAAGGAGTTTCAGGAATACCTGTTTTATCAGGAGCAGGTTTTAGAATATTTATGTGGATATTCTTCACTGCTTTTGGAGTTATATATACAATTTTTTATGCAAGAAGAGTAAAAAGAAATCCAGAATCTTCAATAGCATATAAGACAGATGCATATTTTAGAGATAATTTTAAATCAGAAGAACAAGCTAATAAAGAATTTAAGTTAGGACATAAATTAATAATTTTAGTTTTAATTTTAGGAATGGCTTGGGTTGTATATGGAGTTGTAAAAGAAGGATATTATTTACCAGAAATAGCAACTCAATTTGTAATAATGGGATTAATAGCTGGAATAATTGGAGTGATATTTAAATTAAATAATATGTCAGTAAATGATATAGCAACTTCATTTAGAAAAGGTGCAGAAGATATGGTTGGAGCTGCTTTAGTTATAGGAATGGCTAAGGGAATAGTTTTAATTTTAGGTGGAACAAGTGCAGACTCACCTACTATTTTAAATACAATTCTTAACTATGTTGCCTCAGCACTTAGCAATATGTCTGCTGCTTTCTGTGCTTGGGTAATGTATATATTCCAATCAGTATTTAACTTCTTTGTTGTATCTGGTTCAGGTCAAGCAGCACTTACTATGCCAATAATGGCACCACTTTCAGATTTAGTTGGTGTTACAAGACAAGTTGCTGTTTTAGCTTTCCAATTAGGAGATGGATTTACAAATATGATAGTTCCTACTTCAGGAATACTTATGGCAGTATTAGGAATTGCTAAAATTGAATGGGGAGTTTGGGCAAAATATCAAATTAAGTTTCAATTAATTTTATTTGCACTAGGTTCTTGTTTTGTATTCTTTGCAGTTTTCACAAATTTCTCATAA